A genomic window from Sorex araneus isolate mSorAra2 chromosome 2, mSorAra2.pri, whole genome shotgun sequence includes:
- the OLIG1 gene encoding oligodendrocyte transcription factor 1 — MYYAVSQARVNAAPATMLRPQRPGDAQLGPSLYELVGYRPSSSSSTSAASSTTAPIFPKAARETSEAAAESPGAGGGPRADAKDAQQQQLRRKINSRERKRMQDLNLAMDALREVILPYSAAHCQGAPGRKLSKIATLLLARNYILLLGSSLQELRRALGEGAGPAAPRLLLAGLPLLAAAPGSVLLAPGAVGPPDALRPAKYVSLALDEPPCGQFALPGGGGGGGAAGGGAGGPGLCTCAVCKFPHLVPTGLGLAAVPAPFSK; from the coding sequence ATGTACTATGCGGTTTCCCAGGCTCGCGTGAACGCGGCCCCCGCGACCATGCTGCGGCCCCAGCGGCCCGGAGACGCGCAGCTCGGGCCGTCTCTGTACGAGCTGGTGGGCTACCGCCCATCGTCGTCCTCCTCGACCTCCGCCGCCTCCTCCACGACGGCCCCGATCTTCCCCAAGGCGGCTCGCGAGACGTCTGAGGCGGCCGCCGAGTCGCCGGGCGCGGGTGGCGGCCCCCGCGCCGACGCCAAGGACGCGCAACAGCAGCAGCTGCGGCGCAAAATCAACAGCCGCGAGCGCAAGCGCATGCAGGACCTCAACCTGGCCATGGACGCGCTGCGCGAGGTCATCCTGCCCTACTCGGCCGCGCACTGCCAGGGCGCGCCGGGCCGCAAGCTCTCCAAGATCGCCACGCTGCTGCTGGCCCGCAACTACATCCTGCTGCTGGGCAGCTCGCTGCAGGAGCTGCGCCGCGCGCTGGGCGAGGGCGCGgggcccgccgcgccgcgcctgCTGCTGGCCGGCCTGCCCCTGCTCGCCGCCGCGCCGGGCTCCGTGCTGCTGGCGCCCGGCGCCGTGGGGCCGCCCGACGCGCTGCGCCCCGCCAAGTACGTGTCGCTGGCGCTCGACGAGCCTCCGTGCGGCCAGTTCGCgctccccggcggcggcggcggcggcggcgctgcgggcggcggcgcgggcggcccgGGCCTCTGCACTTGTGCGGTCTGCAAGTTCCCGCACCTCGTCCCCACCGGCCTGGGCCTGGCGGCCGTGCCCGCGCCCTTCTCCAAGTGA